One Streptomyces sp. NBC_01217 genomic region harbors:
- a CDS encoding bile acid:sodium symporter, translating to MEAHQIAIYLGAMALGGLLGWAAPAAGPGLEHAINPVLGALLFVTFLQVPASDLIRSLRDGRFLSAAMAVNFVVVPLVVAALFTFLPADQAVRVGVLLVLLCPCVDYVIVFSGLAGGDSRRLLAATPLLLVAQMLLLPGFLYLFMGPDLGNIVKAGPFLKAFLFLIVIPLALAWALQAWAARRQAGQKVSGAATTTMVPLMAATLITVVASQVPKLDGRLGDVAAVIPVYAVFLIVMAFAGRVVARLFRLGAPASRAVVFTGATRNSLVVLPLALALPDDLAVAAVVVVTQTLVEVIGMVAYVRLIPRLVPAPDRKSVMAG from the coding sequence ATGGAAGCCCACCAGATTGCGATCTACCTCGGCGCCATGGCCCTGGGCGGCCTCCTCGGCTGGGCGGCGCCCGCCGCCGGCCCCGGCCTGGAGCACGCCATCAATCCCGTCCTCGGCGCGCTGCTGTTCGTGACCTTCCTCCAGGTCCCGGCCTCGGACCTGATCCGCTCGCTGCGCGACGGCAGGTTCCTGTCCGCCGCGATGGCCGTGAACTTCGTGGTCGTGCCCCTCGTCGTGGCGGCCCTGTTCACGTTCCTGCCCGCAGACCAGGCGGTCCGGGTCGGCGTCCTGCTCGTGCTGCTGTGCCCGTGCGTGGACTACGTGATCGTCTTCAGCGGACTGGCCGGCGGCGACAGCCGCCGCCTGCTGGCCGCCACCCCGCTCCTGCTCGTCGCGCAGATGCTGCTCCTGCCCGGCTTCCTGTACCTGTTCATGGGCCCGGACCTGGGGAACATCGTCAAGGCGGGCCCGTTCCTCAAAGCCTTCCTCTTCCTGATCGTCATCCCGCTCGCCCTGGCCTGGGCCCTGCAGGCGTGGGCCGCGCGCCGTCAGGCCGGCCAGAAGGTCTCCGGCGCCGCGACCACCACCATGGTGCCGCTGATGGCCGCCACCCTGATCACGGTCGTCGCCTCCCAGGTCCCCAAGCTGGACGGCCGCCTCGGCGACGTGGCGGCCGTCATCCCTGTCTACGCCGTCTTCCTGATCGTCATGGCTTTCGCCGGGCGGGTGGTGGCACGCCTGTTCCGGCTCGGCGCCCCCGCGTCCCGGGCGGTCGTCTTCACCGGCGCCACCCGCAATTCGCTGGTCGTCCTGCCGCTCGCTCTCGCCCTGCCCGACGATCTGGCCGTCGCCGCGGTCGTGGTGGTCACCCAGACCCTCGTCGAGGTCATCGGCATGGTCGCCTACGTACGCCTCATCCCCCGCCTCGTACCGGCCCCGGACCGGAAGTCGGTCATGGCCGGCTGA
- a CDS encoding heavy metal-responsive transcriptional regulator translates to MRIGELAAAGGLTTKTIRFYEQAGLLSAPPRTSGGYRDYPQHAVSRLGFIREAQAAGLTLAEIRSVLALRDSGQAPCAQVGALIHQHLAEIDRRMAELREARAALRELARRAAVTDPDECSEGEICTILSRP, encoded by the coding sequence ATGCGTATCGGCGAGCTGGCGGCGGCGGGCGGGCTGACCACCAAGACCATCCGGTTCTACGAGCAGGCCGGACTGCTGTCCGCGCCCCCGCGTACCTCCGGCGGCTACCGCGACTATCCGCAGCACGCGGTCTCCAGGCTGGGCTTCATCCGGGAGGCCCAGGCCGCCGGGCTCACCCTCGCCGAGATCCGCTCCGTGCTTGCCCTGCGCGACAGCGGGCAGGCGCCCTGTGCCCAGGTCGGTGCGCTGATCCACCAGCATCTGGCGGAGATCGACCGGCGGATGGCCGAGCTGCGCGAGGCCCGTGCCGCGCTGCGGGAGCTGGCCCGGCGGGCAGCGGTGACCGATCCCGATGAGTGTTCCGAGGGCGAGATCTGCACCATTCTCAGCCGGCCATGA
- a CDS encoding alkylmercury lyase family protein, with the protein MRITILAVPDCPNVPVVRERITAALAGRSAQVEVVEVRQEAEAAHWGMTGSPTVLLNGVDPFAMTGAPASVSCRLYRGADGRTDGAPSIQALRQALGIQAAEEQECCTDDLLDPVGRFGRGRRAPAERGLRAVHQAVLRHFAAEGAAPDSAALDPIAAVAGRTAADVLAELDREDFLTLDAVGRIRAAYPFSAVGTRHRVSLASGAQVWSMCAVDALGISAMLGGQDVRISSCDPVNDQSVTITFTAGSTHWEPTDAVVFIGRREADGPAAAVCCDALNFFTGRASGHQWQQAHLEISGQVVSQDRAMQIGQQTFGPILQDEHGGDR; encoded by the coding sequence ATGCGGATCACCATCCTTGCGGTGCCTGACTGCCCGAACGTGCCGGTCGTACGGGAGCGGATCACCGCGGCGCTGGCCGGCCGGAGCGCCCAGGTGGAGGTCGTCGAGGTGCGCCAGGAGGCCGAGGCCGCCCACTGGGGCATGACGGGCTCACCCACCGTCCTGCTCAACGGCGTCGACCCCTTCGCGATGACCGGGGCCCCGGCGAGTGTCTCCTGCCGCCTCTACCGGGGCGCGGACGGTCGCACGGACGGGGCCCCGAGCATCCAGGCCCTGCGCCAGGCCCTGGGCATCCAGGCCGCCGAGGAGCAGGAGTGCTGCACGGACGATCTGCTAGATCCCGTCGGACGGTTCGGCCGTGGCCGGCGCGCCCCGGCCGAGCGCGGGCTGCGCGCCGTCCACCAGGCGGTGCTGCGGCACTTCGCTGCCGAAGGCGCGGCACCGGATAGCGCCGCACTCGATCCGATAGCCGCCGTCGCGGGCAGGACTGCGGCTGACGTCCTCGCCGAGCTGGACCGCGAGGACTTCCTGACCCTCGACGCAGTGGGGCGGATCCGGGCGGCCTACCCGTTCTCGGCGGTCGGGACCCGGCACCGGGTGAGCCTGGCGAGCGGAGCGCAAGTGTGGTCGATGTGCGCCGTCGACGCCCTTGGCATCTCCGCCATGCTCGGCGGCCAGGACGTACGGATCTCCTCCTGCGACCCGGTCAACGACCAGTCGGTGACCATCACCTTCACCGCCGGCAGCACACACTGGGAGCCGACGGACGCGGTCGTGTTCATCGGCCGTCGCGAAGCCGACGGACCGGCCGCCGCGGTGTGCTGCGACGCACTGAACTTCTTCACCGGCCGCGCCTCGGGGCATCAGTGGCAGCAAGCCCACCTCGAGATCAGCGGCCAGGTCGTCAGCCAGGACCGGGCCATGCAGATCGGGCAGCAGACCTTCGGCCCGATTCTTCAGGACGAACACGGCGGCGACCGGTGA
- a CDS encoding DinB family protein, with protein sequence MTNAEPMDRQAVYDDYARARQTFHRLLAGASKDDLARPTRGTKWTNQQLLWHMLFGYMVVRALLILVRVFGRLPRRASKMFARVLNAATVAFDLVNHLGPCGAVTVFGPRRMGAAFDRVTDSLQRQFAAESETDLARGMHYPVRWDPFFKDFMTLADIYRYPTQHFDFHHRQLTLGSESAAG encoded by the coding sequence ATGACGAACGCGGAACCGATGGACCGCCAAGCCGTGTACGACGACTACGCGCGCGCCCGCCAGACCTTTCACCGACTCCTCGCCGGCGCGTCGAAAGATGATCTCGCCCGGCCCACCCGCGGCACCAAGTGGACCAACCAGCAGCTGCTGTGGCACATGCTCTTCGGCTACATGGTCGTGCGGGCCCTGCTCATCCTGGTGCGCGTGTTCGGGCGACTGCCCCGCCGGGCGAGCAAAATGTTCGCGCGGGTGCTCAACGCGGCCACAGTGGCGTTCGACCTGGTCAACCACCTCGGTCCGTGCGGGGCGGTGACGGTCTTCGGGCCGCGCCGCATGGGCGCCGCCTTCGACCGCGTCACAGACTCCCTGCAGCGACAGTTTGCCGCCGAGTCCGAGACGGACCTCGCTCGCGGCATGCACTACCCGGTCCGCTGGGATCCCTTCTTCAAAGACTTCATGACCCTCGCGGACATCTACCGCTACCCGACCCAGCACTTCGACTTCCACCACCGCCAACTCACCCTCGGCAGCGAGAGCGCGGCCGGCTGA
- a CDS encoding ArsR/SmtB family transcription factor, whose translation MSNVKVLPLIEPADGQAVAPCCPPLTERPFSAEEAEVAARMFKALGDPVRLRLFSAVASHEGGEACVCDISDVGVSQPTVSHHLKKLKEAGLLTSERRGTWVYYRVEPSVLAAMGKLLTIAPVPA comes from the coding sequence ATGTCGAATGTCAAGGTGCTGCCGCTGATAGAGCCCGCCGACGGCCAGGCCGTGGCGCCGTGCTGCCCGCCATTGACCGAGCGCCCGTTCAGTGCTGAGGAGGCCGAGGTGGCCGCGCGGATGTTCAAGGCGCTCGGTGACCCGGTGCGGCTGCGGCTGTTCTCCGCGGTCGCCTCGCACGAGGGCGGCGAGGCGTGCGTGTGCGACATCTCCGATGTCGGCGTCTCGCAGCCGACCGTCTCCCACCACCTGAAGAAGCTCAAGGAGGCCGGGCTGCTGACCTCCGAGCGGCGCGGGACCTGGGTCTACTACCGGGTCGAGCCGTCCGTGCTGGCCGCGATGGGCAAGCTGCTGACCATCGCGCCGGTCCCGGCCTGA
- a CDS encoding flavin-containing monooxygenase: MEHVDVAVIGGGQSGLATAHALRQRGIAPVVLEASDRAAGSWPRYYDSLTLFSPARYSSLPGMPFPGADPDRYPHRDEVTDYLTAYAARLDADIRTGRCVTAVRQADEKFEVELAGSERLAARAVIAASGTFGRPHRPALPGLEGFTGALLHAADYRSPEPFTGQRVVVVGAGNSAVQIAAELAVVARVSLVSRAPVKFARQHIGGRDLHFWLKRTGLDVAPLGRLLRIPPYQLVIDDGRYRAALAQGAPDRRELFTGIDGAKALWPDGTREEVDAIILATGYRPDLPYLTGLDGALDAAGQPRHRGGASLTHSGLAFVGLEWQRSLSSNSLRGVGRDADRVARRLAHRLARG, encoded by the coding sequence ATGGAGCACGTCGACGTCGCAGTGATCGGCGGCGGGCAGTCCGGGCTGGCCACGGCGCACGCTCTACGGCAGCGGGGCATCGCGCCCGTGGTGCTGGAGGCGTCCGATCGGGCGGCGGGATCGTGGCCGCGCTACTACGACAGCCTCACGTTGTTCTCACCCGCCCGGTACAGCTCACTGCCAGGGATGCCGTTCCCCGGCGCCGACCCGGACCGTTACCCGCACCGGGACGAGGTCACCGACTACCTCACCGCGTACGCCGCCCGGCTGGACGCCGACATCCGCACCGGTCGGTGCGTCACCGCCGTCCGCCAGGCCGACGAGAAGTTCGAGGTGGAGCTGGCGGGCAGCGAGCGGCTGGCGGCGCGCGCCGTCATCGCAGCCTCGGGCACCTTCGGCCGCCCGCACCGCCCGGCACTGCCGGGCCTGGAGGGCTTCACCGGCGCGCTGCTGCACGCCGCCGACTACCGCAGCCCGGAGCCGTTCACCGGGCAGCGGGTCGTTGTGGTGGGTGCGGGCAACTCCGCCGTGCAGATCGCGGCTGAGCTCGCCGTGGTCGCCCGGGTCTCACTGGTCAGCCGCGCCCCGGTGAAGTTCGCCCGCCAGCACATCGGGGGCCGTGACCTGCACTTCTGGCTCAAGCGGACCGGACTGGACGTCGCGCCGCTCGGTCGGCTGCTGCGCATCCCGCCGTATCAGCTCGTCATCGACGACGGCCGCTACCGGGCCGCCCTCGCCCAGGGAGCGCCGGACCGGCGAGAGCTGTTCACCGGCATCGACGGCGCCAAGGCCCTCTGGCCGGACGGGACGCGGGAGGAGGTGGACGCGATCATCCTTGCCACCGGCTACCGGCCCGACCTGCCCTACCTGACCGGCCTCGACGGCGCCCTCGACGCGGCGGGGCAGCCCCGGCACCGCGGCGGCGCCTCGCTCACCCACTCGGGTTTGGCGTTCGTCGGGCTGGAGTGGCAACGCAGCCTGTCGTCCAACTCCCTGCGCGGCGTGGGCCGGGATGCCGACCGCGTCGCGAGGCGGCTGGCGCACCGCCTCGCCCGGGGCTGA
- a CDS encoding NAD(P)-binding domain-containing protein, translating into MNAPVTTELPVVVIGAGPAGLAAAAHLVDRGLTPLVLEAGPVAGAAVREWAHVRLFSTWGEVTDPAAEKLLAPTGWVKPDSATYPSGGDWAEAYLQPLADVLGEQVRFGATVTGVSRAGRDRIVDADREAQPFVIHIAHPDGHEERLFARAVIDASGTWTTPSPAGASGLPALGEKAASDRITYRVPDLKDPAVRARYAGKRTAVIGSGASAFTALAYLADLATSDDGTGTKGVWILRRGISGSTFGGGTADQLPARGALGLAAKAAVDDGHADAVTGFRTDAIERNDDGRLVLVGEDGRRLDPVDEVIVLTGLRPDLSFLSELRLGLDERLQAPTALAPLIDPNQHSCGTVYPHGVNELSHPEQDVYLVGMKSYGRAPTFLAMTGYEQVRSIAAAIAGDREAAERVELTLPDTGVCGGAGLFDEPEAAQAGDGGGCCAAPATIQIGIGAPVSSGGC; encoded by the coding sequence GTGAACGCGCCTGTCACCACCGAGCTGCCCGTCGTCGTGATCGGAGCCGGTCCCGCCGGACTCGCGGCCGCCGCCCACCTGGTCGACCGTGGCCTCACCCCGCTGGTCCTGGAGGCCGGCCCGGTCGCCGGCGCGGCGGTGCGCGAGTGGGCGCACGTGCGGCTGTTCTCCACCTGGGGCGAGGTCACCGACCCGGCCGCCGAGAAGCTGCTGGCCCCCACCGGCTGGGTGAAGCCGGACAGTGCCACCTATCCCTCGGGCGGGGACTGGGCCGAGGCGTACCTGCAGCCGCTCGCCGACGTCCTCGGCGAGCAGGTGCGCTTCGGTGCCACCGTCACCGGCGTCTCGCGTGCGGGCCGGGACCGGATCGTGGACGCCGACCGCGAGGCCCAGCCGTTCGTCATCCACATCGCCCACCCGGACGGCCACGAGGAGCGGCTGTTCGCCCGCGCGGTGATCGACGCCTCCGGCACCTGGACCACCCCCAGCCCGGCCGGCGCCAGCGGCCTCCCGGCCCTCGGAGAGAAGGCCGCCTCCGACCGGATCACCTACCGCGTCCCGGACCTCAAGGACCCCGCCGTCCGCGCCCGCTACGCGGGCAAGCGCACCGCGGTCATCGGCTCCGGCGCCTCCGCCTTCACCGCGCTCGCCTACCTCGCCGACCTCGCCACGTCCGACGACGGCACCGGCACCAAGGGCGTGTGGATCCTGCGCCGCGGCATCTCCGGCTCCACCTTCGGCGGCGGCACCGCCGACCAGCTCCCCGCCCGCGGTGCCCTCGGCCTCGCCGCCAAGGCCGCCGTCGACGACGGCCACGCCGACGCGGTCACCGGCTTCCGCACCGACGCCATCGAGCGCAACGACGACGGCCGACTGGTCCTCGTCGGCGAGGACGGCCGCCGCCTCGACCCGGTCGACGAGGTCATCGTCCTGACCGGCCTGCGCCCCGACCTCTCCTTCCTCTCCGAGCTCCGCCTCGGCCTCGACGAGCGCCTCCAGGCCCCGACCGCCCTGGCCCCGCTCATCGACCCCAACCAGCACTCGTGCGGCACCGTCTACCCGCACGGCGTCAACGAGCTCTCCCACCCGGAGCAGGACGTCTACCTCGTCGGGATGAAGTCCTACGGCCGCGCGCCCACCTTCCTCGCGATGACCGGCTACGAGCAGGTCCGCTCCATCGCCGCCGCGATCGCCGGCGACCGTGAGGCCGCCGAGCGCGTCGAGCTGACTCTCCCGGATACAGGCGTGTGCGGCGGCGCGGGTCTGTTCGACGAGCCCGAGGCGGCGCAGGCTGGCGACGGCGGCGGCTGCTGCGCCGCCCCCGCCACCATCCAGATCGGCATCGGCGCCCCGGTCTCCTCCGGCGGCTGCTGA
- a CDS encoding ArsI/CadI family heavy metal resistance metalloenzyme, with protein sequence MSRVQLALRVPDLNASVAFYSQLFGTEPAKLRDGYANFAIAEPPLKLVLIEGTADEATRMDHLGVEVETTEAVHAATARLGEAGLTTDEENDTTCCYALQDKVWVHGPGQEPWEVYVVKADADNLAKQQGSTCCAGPAPVDTGANEPVAATGCC encoded by the coding sequence ATGTCTCGCGTACAGCTCGCGCTCCGCGTTCCCGACCTCAACGCCTCGGTCGCCTTCTACAGCCAGTTGTTCGGCACCGAGCCCGCCAAACTCCGCGACGGCTACGCCAACTTCGCCATCGCCGAGCCTCCGCTCAAGCTCGTCCTGATCGAAGGAACGGCGGACGAGGCGACCCGCATGGACCACCTCGGCGTCGAGGTCGAGACGACCGAGGCGGTCCACGCCGCCACCGCCCGCCTGGGCGAGGCCGGCCTCACCACCGACGAGGAGAACGACACCACCTGTTGTTACGCCCTCCAGGACAAGGTCTGGGTCCACGGCCCCGGCCAGGAACCCTGGGAGGTGTACGTCGTCAAGGCCGACGCCGACAACCTGGCCAAGCAACAGGGCAGCACCTGCTGCGCCGGCCCGGCGCCGGTCGACACCGGCGCGAACGAACCGGTCGCCGCAACTGGCTGCTGCTGA
- a CDS encoding MFS transporter gives MTDLHTSQAATGTGDRSRPRAALPALCATQITSWGIVYYAFPVLNARITADTGWPTTATPAAFSAALLVSAAAGIPVGRILDRRGPHAVMTFGSILATVALLAVAATPNLTGFVAAWLLAGVAMAATFYQPAFAALTRWWGPDRIRALTTVTLAGGLASTVFAPLTATLADHMSWRATYAVLAAILAAITIPAHALALRAPWPAPPPQPAHLHEGRDGIARSRPFLLLAAAFTLSGFALYAVVIGLVPLLTARGADATTAAWALGLGGAGQTLGRTLYATLTRRTGVTTRTMALIAAGGITTLALGLTSGPIPLLVLLAVLAGVVRGNLTLLQATAVTDRWGTTHYGSLSAVLAAPATIASALAPFAGAALAGPLGGYPHLFVLLAAVSAAAALLVLATRPRR, from the coding sequence ATGACTGACCTACACACCAGCCAGGCCGCGACCGGAACCGGGGACCGGTCGCGGCCTCGCGCCGCCCTGCCCGCCCTCTGCGCGACCCAGATCACCAGCTGGGGAATCGTCTACTACGCCTTCCCGGTCCTCAACGCCCGCATCACCGCCGACACCGGCTGGCCAACCACCGCCACCCCGGCCGCGTTCTCCGCCGCTCTGCTGGTCTCCGCGGCAGCCGGGATACCAGTGGGCCGGATCCTCGACCGGCGCGGCCCGCACGCGGTGATGACCTTCGGCTCGATCCTCGCCACGGTGGCCCTACTCGCCGTTGCCGCCACCCCGAACCTGACGGGCTTCGTCGCCGCCTGGCTCCTCGCCGGAGTCGCCATGGCCGCCACCTTCTACCAGCCCGCCTTCGCCGCACTGACCCGCTGGTGGGGCCCGGACAGGATCCGCGCCCTGACGACGGTCACCCTGGCGGGGGGCCTGGCCTCCACGGTCTTTGCCCCGTTGACCGCGACCTTGGCCGATCACATGAGCTGGCGTGCGACATACGCCGTGCTCGCGGCGATCCTCGCCGCCATCACCATCCCCGCCCACGCCCTCGCTCTGCGCGCCCCCTGGCCCGCGCCTCCTCCCCAGCCCGCGCACCTGCACGAGGGCCGCGACGGGATCGCCCGAAGCCGCCCCTTTCTCCTCCTGGCCGCCGCCTTCACGCTGTCCGGGTTCGCCTTGTACGCCGTCGTCATCGGCCTCGTCCCACTGCTGACCGCACGCGGCGCGGACGCGACGACGGCCGCCTGGGCACTAGGACTCGGGGGCGCCGGCCAGACCCTCGGCCGCACCCTCTACGCGACCCTCACGCGCCGCACGGGCGTCACGACACGCACTATGGCCCTGATCGCCGCCGGAGGAATCACCACACTGGCACTCGGCCTCACCTCCGGCCCGATCCCGCTTCTGGTCCTGCTCGCCGTCCTGGCCGGAGTCGTCCGAGGCAACCTCACTCTCCTCCAGGCCACCGCCGTCACCGACCGCTGGGGCACCACCCACTACGGCAGTCTCTCCGCCGTCCTCGCGGCCCCCGCCACCATCGCGAGCGCCCTCGCCCCGTTCGCTGGCGCAGCCCTTGCCGGACCACTCGGCGGATATCCGCACCTCTTCGTGCTGCTCGCCGCTGTGTCGGCAGCCGCCGCTCTCCTCGTGCTCGCTACCCGTCCGCGTCGTTGA
- a CDS encoding site-specific integrase translates to MCAAAGLPVYGAGPHPQFDENVWDFAGVIGLPRYLARHARILSFIEILNPRWRALAKEFIFARLAPDHPAVRELTHAYRTPVLMATVNGRLTRLTGWLNWLTEQGVDNLGDVTQQHCAAYLEFRKKVRDKHGVVIRDSSPGYRMEVVAVIQELGYYTELFSVGGYAPTFRPWGRRTAYSVAGMVRQRGNKTPPLSNDVFQPLVAAALYVVEVLAPHVVELQQQLQEMIPNRPGRNSKRPGWKVEVGQAIDRHVQEGDPFDVALDHVVAERLAYGWAPDDPLLRVNLISLAHETGRHAFYSTWLPALRGRLEEAVRDVGVAKRWGRAAALVERADGRGSVPWTPPMNTTEARVQLSRARTACVIALAALTGMRKSELAELTPDCRQPPEQLGEGRLRYRLKGKVIKGRKLGGEHDQWVTIKQAYDTAGVAASLADPVKNSGHLFKSLSFYTPYEWFLTWVNGPEGRRLGLAPIPEEPVSLRMLRRTLAVEMAHRPGGLLAAKIHLKHISVVTTEGYADRPGGAQSVLLAEFGHEEREAKMRIALDAFHDYQNGIRPAGPGASDLLDFFAFVDEQLDSSGAPNIKRSDQEVTNLLAKRAKALHLGPANYCWFLDPSKALCLKLAGAHARGATEPLIGMCDSARCPQATHHAGHRPVWAASAESKKVFIATIGRAQRTEKARLCAELARDERVLSEIDANPGTGA, encoded by the coding sequence GTGTGCGCTGCGGCCGGTCTGCCTGTCTACGGCGCGGGCCCTCATCCTCAATTCGACGAGAACGTCTGGGACTTCGCCGGTGTCATCGGACTGCCCCGGTATCTTGCCCGGCACGCGCGGATCTTGTCTTTCATCGAGATCCTCAATCCCCGGTGGAGGGCACTCGCAAAGGAGTTCATCTTCGCCCGGCTCGCTCCGGACCATCCTGCTGTGCGGGAACTTACCCATGCCTACCGGACGCCGGTGCTGATGGCCACGGTGAACGGGCGGCTGACCCGGCTGACCGGCTGGCTGAACTGGCTCACCGAACAGGGCGTGGACAACCTCGGGGACGTCACCCAGCAGCACTGCGCCGCCTATCTGGAGTTTCGCAAGAAGGTGCGGGACAAGCACGGCGTCGTCATCCGCGACAGCAGTCCCGGCTACCGCATGGAAGTCGTGGCGGTCATCCAGGAACTGGGCTATTACACCGAATTGTTCTCCGTCGGCGGCTATGCGCCCACCTTCCGTCCGTGGGGGCGGCGCACGGCGTACTCGGTCGCTGGAATGGTCCGCCAGAGGGGCAACAAGACACCGCCGCTGAGCAACGACGTCTTCCAGCCGCTCGTCGCGGCAGCCCTGTATGTGGTGGAGGTGCTGGCGCCGCACGTCGTTGAACTCCAGCAGCAGTTGCAGGAGATGATTCCGAACCGGCCGGGCCGCAACAGCAAGCGTCCGGGCTGGAAGGTTGAGGTCGGGCAGGCGATCGACCGCCACGTGCAGGAGGGCGATCCGTTCGATGTCGCCCTCGACCATGTCGTAGCCGAGCGGCTGGCGTACGGCTGGGCTCCGGACGATCCGCTGCTGCGGGTCAACCTGATCTCCCTAGCCCATGAGACTGGACGGCACGCCTTCTACTCCACGTGGCTGCCCGCCCTGCGCGGCCGTCTCGAAGAGGCAGTGAGGGACGTCGGCGTGGCCAAACGCTGGGGCCGGGCTGCTGCCCTGGTAGAGCGCGCCGACGGACGGGGCAGCGTCCCCTGGACCCCGCCCATGAACACCACCGAGGCCCGAGTGCAGCTCTCCCGGGCCCGCACCGCCTGTGTCATCGCGCTCGCCGCACTGACGGGAATGCGTAAGAGCGAACTGGCCGAGCTGACCCCCGACTGCCGTCAGCCGCCTGAACAGCTCGGCGAGGGGCGCCTCCGCTATCGCTTGAAAGGCAAGGTCATCAAGGGCCGAAAGCTGGGTGGTGAACACGATCAGTGGGTGACCATCAAACAGGCGTACGACACGGCCGGTGTCGCAGCCTCGCTCGCCGATCCTGTGAAGAACAGCGGCCATCTGTTCAAGTCACTCTCTTTCTACACCCCGTACGAGTGGTTCCTGACCTGGGTCAATGGCCCCGAGGGGCGGCGGCTTGGTCTGGCGCCGATCCCCGAGGAGCCGGTCAGCCTGCGGATGCTCCGTCGCACCCTCGCGGTGGAAATGGCGCACCGGCCCGGTGGTCTGCTTGCCGCCAAGATTCACCTCAAGCACATCTCCGTGGTCACCACCGAGGGCTATGCCGACCGCCCTGGTGGAGCCCAGTCGGTGCTATTGGCAGAGTTCGGCCACGAGGAGCGAGAGGCCAAGATGCGCATCGCCCTCGATGCCTTCCACGACTACCAGAACGGCATCCGGCCTGCCGGGCCCGGCGCCAGCGACCTCCTGGACTTCTTCGCGTTCGTCGACGAACAGTTGGATTCGTCCGGGGCGCCGAACATCAAGCGCAGCGATCAGGAGGTGACGAACCTGCTCGCCAAGCGGGCAAAGGCTCTGCATCTGGGGCCGGCGAACTACTGCTGGTTCCTCGACCCGTCCAAGGCGCTGTGCCTCAAGCTCGCCGGGGCCCACGCCCGCGGGGCGACGGAACCCCTGATCGGGATGTGCGATTCGGCACGGTGCCCCCAAGCCACCCACCATGCCGGGCACCGCCCGGTGTGGGCGGCCAGCGCGGAGAGCAAGAAGGTCTTCATCGCCACCATCGGGCGCGCACAGCGGACGGAGAAGGCCCGGCTGTGTGCGGAACTCGCCCGCGATGAACGGGTGTTGTCCGAAATCGACGCCAATCCCGGAACGGGGGCATGA